TTGCTTCCTACGTGCATACTCAAACACCCTTTCGTCATTTTTTAGGATGAACAGAATGAGGTTCATTGTCTGCTCGAATGGAGACATCTTGTCTTTCCAATACGTGCCTCATTGTAACATCTTTTATTTTATGATGAAAGGGAAAAAGGTCAAAAAAACGAGAATGATTTCAGGTGAATTTTAGTTTGTTCATTCCTCGTTTTTTTGAGATAGGAGGAGGAGGTTTAATTCGTCTTTATTTTGGATTAGATCTTCTAATGTATACTGATCTAACACTTTAATGAAGGCTTGCATGGCTTCATGCAAAACACTTTTTAACTTGCAGACGGGGCTAATAATGCAGAAGTTTCCTTCACGGTCAAAACATTCAACAATATGAAAATCTTCTTCAGTTTGACGTACCACTTTGCCAATATTAATGTCTTTTGGAAGCTGAGCTAAACGAATACCGCCGTTTCGTCCTCGGATCGTTTCAATTAAGCCAAGTTTTCCAAGTTCGTGAATGATTTTCATAAGATGGTTTTTTGAAATATTATACGCTTCAGCAATTTCTTTTATATTGCTTAGTTTATTATTATCGCGAACGCCTAAATATAATAAAACTCGCAGTGAGTAATCTGTATATTGTGTGAGCCTCATCTTTTTACCTCTTCTCTTATCAGCAGCTGATATATCTATAATAGCATGTCTATATCTAAGAAATACAGAAAGAATGCTCACATTTTTGACAGGGTGAATTTGTGAACATTTCTTTAAATGTGTATATAAAATATATCTTTTTAAGTAGGATATGAGTATTATAAAGATGTATTAAAAATATATCTTTTAAAAATGAATCTTTCGGAGGCGAAAGTTATGAAACAAACAACTATTTCTATTGTAAAAAGTACAGTTCCTGTTTTAGAAAAGCATGGTCAAGCAATCACAACTCGTTTTTATGAAATGCTTTTTGAACAGTATCCTTCTTTAAAAAATGTATTCAACCAAACAAATCAAAAAACAGGACGTCAGCAAATGGCGTTAGCTAATACAGTTTATGCCGCTGCGCAGTACATCGATCGGCTTGAAACGCTGCTTCCAGTTGTGAAGCAAATCGCCCATAAACATCGCAGTATCGGCGTGAAAGCAGAGCACTATCCAATTGTCGGCGAGTTCTTATTAAAGGCAATTAAAGATGTTTTAAAAGAAGCTGCGACCGATGAGATTATGGAAGCTTGGAAAGAAGCTTACGGTGCCATTGCAGACGTATTCATAAGTGTGGAGCAAGAGTTATATGAAGAAGCTGAAGAAAAAGGATGGAAAGATTATAAAAAACTAATGGTTCATAAAAAAGTAAAAGAAGCAGAAGGCGTGTACTCGTTTTATTTAGTATCACCTGATCAAAAAGCACTGCCTGCTTTTCTGCCAGGTCAGTACGTGAGTGTACGAATTCTTGGTCAAGAATATTTATCCATTCGCCAGTACAGCTTATCTGGCTATCCAAACCAACCATACTATAAAATTACGGTGAAAAAAGAAAAACAAATGGAAGACGGGGTCGTGTCAACGTATTTACATGATCAATTGAAAGAAGGAGACTTGCTTGAAGTCAGCGTTCCAGCAGGAGATTTTGTCTTAAAAGAAAATAATAAATCAGTATTTATCAGCGGAGGTGTAGGAATTACTCCAATGATGTCAATGCTTCATCAAGCATTGGAAAACAATCAAGAAGTAACATTTATTCACAGTGCTAAAAATGAGCAGTTTCATGCAATGAAACGAGAGCTTCAATCGTTGTCAGAGACATATACGTTTGAACAGCACGTTTTCTATAGTCAAGCGCAAACAGATCAGCATGATGAAAACATAACGTATGGTCGCTTAACTAAAAAAGAGCTAGCTAAATATGCCGGCGATAAACATGCATATTATTATGTTTGTGGATCTTCTTCATTTACACAAATGGTGTTAGAAGGCCTAGATGAAATGGGCATTTCCCAAGAAAATATCATGTATGAATCGTTTGGCCCGAAAATGAGTATGACTCCTTCCGCATAAATGTATGGAAAAAGGGTAAAAAGCTAACAGTAGACAATACTGTTAGCTTTTTTATGAAAGGGAGTTTAAAGATGACAAATAAGCAGTATGACATGGTGGGAATAGGAATAGGCCCTTTTAATTTAGGCTTAGCGGCCCTTGCTGAGCCTCTTGATGAAATTGATGCAGTCTTCTTTGATAAAGAAGAGAAATTTGAATGGCATCCGGGCATGTTAATTGACGGTACGGACTTGCAGATTCCGTTTCTAGCAGA
The genomic region above belongs to Priestia megaterium and contains:
- a CDS encoding Rrf2 family transcriptional regulator, with product MRLTQYTDYSLRVLLYLGVRDNNKLSNIKEIAEAYNISKNHLMKIIHELGKLGLIETIRGRNGGIRLAQLPKDINIGKVVRQTEEDFHIVECFDREGNFCIISPVCKLKSVLHEAMQAFIKVLDQYTLEDLIQNKDELNLLLLSQKNEE
- the hmpA gene encoding NO-inducible flavohemoprotein — its product is MKQTTISIVKSTVPVLEKHGQAITTRFYEMLFEQYPSLKNVFNQTNQKTGRQQMALANTVYAAAQYIDRLETLLPVVKQIAHKHRSIGVKAEHYPIVGEFLLKAIKDVLKEAATDEIMEAWKEAYGAIADVFISVEQELYEEAEEKGWKDYKKLMVHKKVKEAEGVYSFYLVSPDQKALPAFLPGQYVSVRILGQEYLSIRQYSLSGYPNQPYYKITVKKEKQMEDGVVSTYLHDQLKEGDLLEVSVPAGDFVLKENNKSVFISGGVGITPMMSMLHQALENNQEVTFIHSAKNEQFHAMKRELQSLSETYTFEQHVFYSQAQTDQHDENITYGRLTKKELAKYAGDKHAYYYVCGSSSFTQMVLEGLDEMGISQENIMYESFGPKMSMTPSA